The following coding sequences are from one Eptesicus fuscus isolate TK198812 chromosome 7, DD_ASM_mEF_20220401, whole genome shotgun sequence window:
- the NANOG gene encoding homeobox protein NANOG: MSVDSAYPQSLPCSESSDSREPSPVPEIYEPEENYASLQMSSAETLHTETVSSLPSSMDLLIQNSPDSSTSPSSPSATLPTSVENRTGKEEKAQVKKQKIRTVFSQTQLCVLNERFQRQKYLSLQQMQELSSILNLSYKQIKTWFQNQRMKCKRWQKYNWPKNSHRMTQMSSATTEYLGLSSCHQGCLVNTSGNLSIWSNPSWTSPSWNYPAWNGQTWCPQAWNNQAWNNQAWNNQFCSYGEESLQPQIQFQQNPVSDLEASLEMAGEAYDAILQAPKYYGTQQSADLFPDFSMNIV; this comes from the exons ATGAGTGTGGATTCGGCGTATCCCCAGAGCCTGCCCTGCTCCGAATCCTCCGATTCTAGGGAGCCTTCACCAGTGCCTGAGATTTATGAGCCTGAAGAAAACTATGCATCCTTGCAAATGTCATCTGCTGAGACACTCCACACGGAAACTG tctcttctcttccttcctccatggACCTGCTTATTCAGAACAGCCCTGATTCTTCCACCAGTCCCAGCAGTCCCAGCGCAACACTCCCCACTTCTGTAGAGAACAGGactgggaaggaggagaaagcccAGGTCAAGAAACAGAAGATCCGGACCGTCTTCTCACAGACCCAGCTCTGTGTACTCAATGAGAGATTTCAAAGACAGAAATATCTCAGCCTCCAGCAGATGCAAGAACTTTCCAGCATCCTGAACCTTAGCTACAAACAG ATTAAGACCTGGTTCCAGAACCAGAGAATGAAATGTAAGAGGTGGCAGAAATACAACTGGCCAAAGAATAGCCACCGTATGACCCAG ATGAGCTCAGCAACTACGGAGTACCTGGGCCTCTCCTCCTGTCACCAGGGATGCCTGGTGAACACTTCTGGAAACCTTTCCATATGGAGCAACCCTTCCTGGACCAGCCCATCTTGGAACTACCCTGCCTGGAATGGTCAGACCTGGTGTCCCCAAGCCTGGAACAACCAGGCTTGGAATAACCAGGCCTGGAACAACCAATTCTGTAGCTATGGAGAGGAATCCCTGCAGCCCCAGATCCAATTCCAGCAAAATCCTGTCAGTGATTTGGAGGCCTCCTTGGAAATGGCTGGGGAAGCCTATGATGCAATACTGCAAGCCCCTAAGTATTATGGTACCCAGCAATCCGCGGATTTATTCCCAGATTTTTCCATGAACATAGTGTGA